In one window of Vibrio sp. DW001 DNA:
- a CDS encoding ABC transporter permease codes for MDWLKRVCHYLWSGFGALASILVFFAFWDYGNHVYGDFILPSPQDSLTKLFQLFQHGAAAEFLWITTYRALVGFGFAIIVGSLLGTLAGLSVTLSMAVRPLVTILIGVPPIAWIVLALLWFGADDSTPIFTIAVTALPITFAAGVQGARTLETNLTEMAKSFGASRWITFYDVHLPHILSYLFPSWVTALGTSWKVVVMAELLSSNSGVGAGLAAARVNIDTPATMAWIVAIVTVLLIAEYAVFEPFKRRVEKWRE; via the coding sequence ATGGACTGGCTTAAACGTGTTTGCCACTATCTTTGGAGCGGATTTGGTGCTCTGGCCAGCATACTGGTCTTTTTTGCGTTCTGGGACTACGGAAATCACGTGTACGGTGATTTTATTCTCCCGTCACCACAAGATTCTCTGACGAAGCTGTTCCAGTTATTTCAGCATGGCGCTGCCGCAGAGTTTCTTTGGATAACCACCTACCGGGCATTGGTTGGTTTTGGGTTCGCGATTATTGTCGGTAGTCTACTGGGCACGCTTGCCGGGTTATCTGTGACGCTTTCAATGGCGGTGCGGCCTTTGGTGACGATTTTGATCGGAGTCCCGCCTATTGCATGGATTGTGTTAGCGTTACTTTGGTTTGGTGCTGATGATAGCACACCGATTTTTACTATCGCAGTAACTGCTCTCCCAATTACCTTTGCTGCCGGTGTGCAGGGAGCAAGGACGCTTGAAACGAATTTAACTGAAATGGCAAAGAGCTTTGGTGCATCAAGATGGATAACTTTTTACGACGTCCATCTTCCACACATTCTCTCTTATTTGTTTCCTTCCTGGGTCACTGCTCTTGGTACGTCCTGGAAAGTCGTGGTTATGGCTGAGCTATTATCCAGCAACAGTGGAGTTGGCGCAGGACTTGCTGCAGCGCGGGTAAATATCGATACCCCGGCCACAATGGCTTGGATCGTGGCCATTGTCACTGTACTCCTAATTGCAGAGTACGCTGTATTTGAACCGTTTAAGCGTCGGGTGGAGAAGTGGCGTGAATAA
- a CDS encoding ATP-binding cassette domain-containing protein, which yields MNNKKNLSICNLCHSFDNELVLDNININLEQGQVMAIVGRSGCGKSTLLNLVADLLEADEGSITNGFSTTAILFQDTRLLPWKNTRDNISWGMKAKRVDKNIRNEIAADLALEVGLVEEDLDKYPHELSGGMRQRVAMARSFAVKPELLLLDEPFSALDIGLKEDLYSLLISEIEQSGLTVLFITHDLMEAVKLADQIVVLSDNPGRQVYNYQCEVPRQNRGQDYLYTTAMNLVKIDVVKQAFQTGGNNE from the coding sequence GTGAATAATAAAAAGAATTTATCAATCTGTAATCTATGCCACTCGTTCGATAACGAATTGGTACTGGATAATATCAATATCAACCTTGAACAGGGTCAAGTGATGGCAATCGTTGGACGTTCAGGCTGTGGTAAATCGACTCTGCTCAATCTTGTTGCCGACCTATTAGAAGCTGACGAGGGATCAATAACTAACGGTTTTTCCACCACAGCAATACTGTTTCAGGATACCAGGCTTTTACCCTGGAAAAATACCAGAGACAATATTAGCTGGGGAATGAAGGCTAAGCGAGTCGATAAAAACATCCGAAATGAGATAGCAGCGGATTTAGCGTTAGAAGTAGGCTTAGTAGAAGAGGACTTAGACAAGTATCCTCACGAGCTCAGTGGAGGAATGAGGCAAAGAGTAGCAATGGCACGTTCTTTTGCGGTTAAACCCGAACTATTGCTGTTAGATGAGCCCTTCAGCGCGCTAGATATCGGCTTAAAAGAGGATCTCTATTCTTTGCTAATTTCTGAGATCGAACAGAGTGGACTGACTGTGCTGTTTATTACTCACGACCTAATGGAAGCGGTAAAGCTGGCAGACCAGATAGTGGTTTTAAGTGATAATCCGGGGCGGCAGGTCTACAACTATCAGTGCGAGGTTCCTCGTCAAAACAGAGGGCAGGACTACCTTTACACGACCGCTATGAACCTGGTGAAAATCGATGTTGTTAAGCAAGCATTCCAGACAGGGGGAAACAATGAGTAA
- a CDS encoding NnrS family protein — MSKYASILDFDAPLYACGFRPFYLLTALYSIALVFHWVLFSQVQSTVLSEAEMIWYSHELVFGIGSSAIAGFLLTAFPAWTNTPRVSGQQLMLVVTCWALSRIFAWGNGYIGLTPMALANIAFVALLLWHLFRPVVDKKQRRHRIFYYQLWLYFTAMLVVYYLWISGNSGLTLQWLQTSGGIYIIMLMTVLSRMSMVVVNHALERFAVTNKRHLAKPPRRDFSIGIILIYLAIDLWLPSSSISGWLALACAASVLNILNDWHLPKAWRDIYYQSAYSFYLFIAAGFVAIGWENIWGTSYELPAHMLFSAAAGIAVMLAMLVVGQKHTGYPLDYLIAIRLMLILMPAVAVLQFGMMIGAFSQQVSQPLTATFVAISFSLYMKVFIGKHINVRVNSKKG; from the coding sequence ATGAGTAAGTACGCCTCCATTTTAGATTTCGATGCACCTTTGTACGCCTGTGGTTTTCGACCTTTCTATTTGCTGACAGCTCTGTATTCCATTGCACTGGTTTTTCATTGGGTTTTATTCTCACAGGTTCAATCTACGGTCCTCTCTGAGGCTGAGATGATCTGGTATTCGCATGAATTGGTGTTCGGTATAGGATCAAGTGCCATTGCTGGGTTTTTATTAACGGCATTTCCTGCATGGACTAATACACCTCGAGTTTCAGGCCAACAACTGATGCTGGTAGTGACATGCTGGGCACTTAGCCGGATATTTGCCTGGGGAAATGGTTATATTGGTCTGACTCCAATGGCACTGGCAAATATCGCCTTTGTTGCTCTGCTTTTATGGCACCTTTTTCGACCTGTTGTTGATAAAAAGCAACGACGACATCGAATCTTTTACTATCAGTTATGGCTTTATTTCACAGCGATGTTGGTCGTTTATTATCTCTGGATCTCAGGAAACTCTGGACTCACGTTGCAATGGCTTCAAACAAGTGGTGGCATATATATTATTATGCTGATGACCGTTTTAAGCCGGATGTCTATGGTTGTTGTCAATCATGCACTTGAACGATTTGCGGTCACCAATAAGAGGCATTTGGCGAAACCTCCAAGGCGGGACTTTTCTATTGGCATCATACTCATTTACCTTGCGATAGATTTGTGGTTGCCAAGTAGCTCCATATCTGGTTGGTTAGCTCTGGCATGCGCAGCATCGGTTCTTAACATCCTCAACGATTGGCACCTACCCAAGGCCTGGCGAGATATTTATTATCAGTCTGCGTACTCGTTCTATCTGTTCATCGCAGCTGGATTTGTTGCTATAGGTTGGGAGAACATATGGGGAACATCCTATGAGCTTCCGGCGCACATGTTGTTTTCTGCTGCTGCAGGGATTGCAGTCATGTTAGCCATGCTGGTTGTGGGGCAGAAGCATACTGGATACCCTCTTGACTATCTTATCGCGATTAGGTTGATGCTTATTCTGATGCCCGCTGTTGCGGTACTTCAATTCGGAATGATGATAGGAGCATTTTCTCAACAGGTTAGCCAACCTCTAACCGCTACCTTTGTTGCAATAAGTTTTTCGCTCTATATGAAGGTGTTTATAGGTAAACACATCAATGTCAGAGTGAATAGTAAAAAGGGTTAG
- a CDS encoding cupin domain-containing protein has translation MFEYSYYEDLADTVETPKVGITSRPIYKSDKLRAVIFGFADGEEMTKHTAAVPAVAQIIEGECVFTLEDEAKEMKAGAWVHMDAHLPHSIVAKTPLKLMLYLLRDPK, from the coding sequence ATGTTTGAATATTCATATTACGAAGATTTGGCTGATACGGTAGAGACTCCAAAGGTAGGTATTACTAGTCGCCCTATTTATAAAAGCGATAAGCTAAGAGCTGTCATTTTTGGTTTTGCCGATGGTGAAGAAATGACGAAGCATACGGCAGCGGTACCAGCGGTTGCTCAAATTATTGAAGGTGAGTGTGTTTTCACCTTAGAAGATGAAGCAAAAGAGATGAAAGCTGGGGCATGGGTACATATGGATGCACACCTGCCACACAGTATTGTCGCTAAAACACCATTGAAGCTTATGCTTTACCTTCTGAGAGATCCTAAATAA
- a CDS encoding methyltransferase domain-containing protein, which produces MSEKLAMPNENRKVSKTPGHWVLAQLGKKVLRPGGKELTLKMLQGLKITPYDKVVEFAPGMGYTARICLEQTPGSYIAIEQDEQAAEIVRSYLNGNEQTCKVGNAQDTGLNSKVATVVYGEAMLTMQSDARKSEIIAEAARILEQGGRYGIHELCISPDSIDNDKKRSIQKEVSETIQHPAKPLTPSEWKQLMIDNGFEIESEAVAPMHLLEPKRMIDDEGIFGFLKIAKNLLTKPQARSRVIGMRKVFRKHKENLAAITLVAKKKEH; this is translated from the coding sequence ATGTCAGAAAAGTTGGCAATGCCAAATGAAAACCGAAAAGTCTCAAAAACTCCCGGCCATTGGGTTCTGGCCCAGTTAGGTAAAAAAGTACTACGTCCCGGAGGCAAGGAACTGACCCTGAAAATGCTACAGGGTTTAAAAATTACGCCTTATGACAAGGTGGTGGAGTTTGCACCCGGTATGGGTTATACGGCCCGGATATGCCTTGAACAAACACCAGGAAGCTATATAGCGATTGAGCAAGATGAGCAAGCAGCTGAAATAGTACGCTCTTACCTCAACGGCAATGAGCAGACATGTAAAGTAGGAAATGCGCAGGATACAGGTCTTAATAGCAAGGTAGCGACCGTTGTATATGGTGAGGCAATGCTGACCATGCAGTCCGATGCCAGAAAGAGCGAAATAATTGCGGAAGCAGCCCGAATTCTGGAACAAGGTGGCCGCTATGGTATTCACGAACTCTGCATCTCACCAGACAGTATCGATAATGATAAGAAACGTTCTATCCAGAAAGAAGTGTCTGAAACCATTCAGCATCCAGCTAAGCCACTGACACCATCTGAATGGAAGCAACTTATGATCGACAATGGTTTTGAAATAGAATCAGAAGCGGTCGCGCCTATGCACCTACTTGAACCAAAGCGAATGATCGATGATGAGGGAATCTTTGGTTTCCTGAAAATAGCCAAGAACCTGCTTACTAAACCACAAGCAAGAAGCAGAGTAATAGGCATGCGAAAAGTATTTAGAAAACACAAAGAAAATCTCGCTGCCATTACGCTGGTAGCAAAGAAAAAGGAACATTAA
- a CDS encoding Crp/Fnr family transcriptional regulator codes for MSNSILSLLNEEQKKQLCEARKSLKYGVGHQLFNQGDSADYMYLVGKGKVSLYRLMPNGDEKLFKVFLAGELIAEMAMFMSPRKYPMSARVEQDTELSAYGYQDVLNMFSSSPELSVKVMTFMSNKICHLMNTLNILTQVNANQRLVMRLAEIYRAQIVKEDTVALPVTKRLLATQLGMTPETLSRAIKKLKTDGHIIESSNHITLVDITALCHSVDLTPEIFERS; via the coding sequence GTGTCGAATTCCATTCTTTCTCTGCTTAATGAAGAACAGAAAAAACAGCTATGTGAAGCTCGTAAATCTCTTAAGTATGGTGTAGGTCATCAGTTGTTTAATCAGGGAGACAGCGCAGACTATATGTATCTGGTGGGTAAAGGTAAGGTATCATTGTATCGGTTAATGCCAAACGGTGATGAGAAGCTGTTTAAAGTGTTCCTTGCTGGAGAACTTATTGCTGAAATGGCTATGTTTATGAGCCCAAGGAAGTACCCGATGAGTGCGAGAGTTGAGCAAGATACCGAGCTATCCGCCTATGGATATCAGGATGTTTTAAATATGTTTTCCAGTTCACCGGAGCTATCTGTAAAGGTGATGACATTTATGAGCAACAAGATATGTCATCTTATGAACACACTGAATATTCTTACTCAAGTTAATGCTAACCAAAGGTTGGTGATGAGGCTAGCAGAGATTTACCGTGCTCAAATAGTGAAAGAGGATACCGTCGCCCTTCCTGTCACAAAAAGATTGTTGGCAACTCAGCTAGGAATGACACCTGAAACCCTATCCAGAGCCATTAAAAAGCTCAAAACCGATGGGCACATTATAGAGTCCAGCAATCATATTACCCTTGTAGATATTACTGCATTGTGTCACTCAGTTGACTTAACACCTGAGATTTTTGAGCGCTCCTAA